A genome region from Campylobacter sp. MIT 12-8780 includes the following:
- a CDS encoding FTR1 family iron permease has protein sequence MLKIRLFFAFLFLSVSFSFARVDDYIAEAELIKGLLNESLTLYKDGKANEAKKKVEDAYFQHFENMEGTIGRNIGRKAITMERKFSNLRRMYKDEANLAHITALIEGLVFDLDEVAPIIQTGFRLKAEKTQDGLSDEEAAKSSLEENAKRQAEADALFASMFGASSDESSNTSNTNNIDNENNSNNLNSQNDADVIAQLQNASALEPKLQFLLDTISGKFNQAASSFKNEKFQEAKDYLNSALFDEYRNSKVEIAISNHTTAGLDRKIQAAIRSLITKINEQNIDEKTLRNELEDIEDLLFNAFLQIPKEQFAKIQVQGFNEDEINTRDYSKVADDIRIALDNILDDYQGFSNSSIDALQNTYLDIFEASGMESKVGAVDSSLKLKIESLFSQGVALIKSSADKSALKANFDALNAELSKAVDLVQTSTPYSLFIWAFGIIIREGLEALIIVVAIVSYLIQSGNKNRLNIAYSALLTGIVLSFITAFFVSWIFKENSGQSRELIEGITMLIAVALLFYVGFWLLSNAHNQKWASYIKGQALEAISNNSAKTLWLTVFLAVYREGAETVLFYQALFFDAKTSTDYSAIFIGLGVGLALLVVLYFLLKAGAIKIPVKQFFYIVSYIIFYMIFVFTGKGIGELIEGKLITPSLLPFHFEPILWLGVYPYYETLIPQFIVLILLILGIVITQKFTKKGVR, from the coding sequence AATATGGAAGGCACTATAGGACGCAACATAGGACGTAAGGCTATTACTATGGAGCGTAAATTTTCTAATTTGCGTCGTATGTATAAAGATGAAGCCAATCTAGCTCATATCACTGCTCTTATAGAAGGGCTTGTTTTTGATCTTGACGAGGTTGCACCTATCATTCAAACAGGCTTTAGGCTTAAGGCAGAAAAAACCCAAGATGGCTTAAGCGATGAAGAAGCTGCGAAGTCTTCACTTGAAGAAAATGCCAAAAGACAGGCTGAAGCTGATGCTTTATTTGCTTCTATGTTTGGGGCATCAAGTGATGAAAGCTCAAATACTTCAAATACAAACAACATAGATAATGAAAACAATTCAAATAATTTAAATTCTCAAAATGACGCCGATGTCATAGCCCAGCTTCAAAATGCCTCAGCTCTTGAGCCTAAGTTGCAATTCTTGCTTGATACCATCTCGGGTAAATTTAACCAAGCTGCAAGCAGTTTTAAAAATGAAAAATTCCAAGAGGCTAAGGATTATCTTAATAGTGCTTTATTTGATGAGTATAGAAACTCAAAAGTAGAAATTGCTATAAGCAATCACACTACAGCTGGACTTGATAGAAAAATTCAAGCCGCCATTCGCTCACTCATTACTAAGATCAATGAACAAAACATCGATGAAAAAACCCTAAGAAATGAGCTTGAGGATATAGAAGACTTGCTTTTTAATGCTTTTTTACAAATTCCAAAGGAGCAGTTTGCAAAGATACAGGTGCAAGGCTTTAATGAAGATGAAATAAATACTAGGGATTATTCAAAGGTTGCTGATGATATACGCATAGCCTTAGATAATATACTTGATGATTATCAAGGTTTTTCAAACTCAAGTATAGATGCCTTGCAAAATACCTATTTAGACATCTTTGAAGCAAGTGGCATGGAAAGTAAAGTTGGTGCTGTTGATAGCAGCTTAAAGCTCAAGATAGAAAGCCTTTTTTCTCAAGGTGTAGCTTTGATCAAATCAAGTGCTGATAAATCAGCCTTAAAAGCTAATTTTGACGCCTTAAATGCCGAGCTTAGCAAGGCTGTTGATCTAGTGCAAACAAGCACGCCGTATTCGCTTTTCATCTGGGCTTTTGGTATCATTATAAGAGAGGGCTTAGAAGCCTTAATCATCGTGGTGGCTATAGTTTCATATCTTATTCAAAGTGGCAATAAAAACCGCTTAAATATAGCCTATTCAGCCCTTTTAACAGGGATAGTTTTAAGTTTTATCACTGCCTTTTTTGTTTCTTGGATTTTCAAAGAAAACTCAGGGCAAAGCAGAGAGCTTATAGAAGGCATTACCATGCTTATAGCTGTAGCCTTGCTCTTTTATGTGGGCTTTTGGCTGCTTTCAAACGCACACAATCAAAAATGGGCAAGCTATATCAAAGGACAAGCCTTAGAAGCCATCTCAAATAATTCAGCTAAAACGCTTTGGCTTACAGTCTTTTTAGCTGTATATAGAGAAGGGGCTGAAACTGTGCTTTTTTATCAAGCCTTATTCTTTGATGCAAAGACAAGCACTGATTATTCAGCTATTTTTATAGGGCTTGGCGTGGGCTTAGCCTTGTTAGTTGTGCTTTATTTCTTGCTTAAGGCTGGAGCGATTAAAATTCCAGTGAAGCAGTTTTTTTATATAGTCTCTTATATCATTTTTTATATGATCTTTGTCTTTACAGGCAAGGGCATAGGCGAGCTTATCGAGGGCAAACTTATCACGCCTTCACTCTTGCCTTTTCATTTTGAGCCTATTTTGTGGCTTGGGGTTTATCCATACTATGAAACGCTCATTCCTCAGTTTATAGTTTTAATCTTGCTCATTTTGGGCATTGTTATAACACAAAAATTCACTAAAAAAGGAGTTAGATAA